A portion of the Streptomyces coeruleoprunus genome contains these proteins:
- a CDS encoding aminotransferase class I/II-fold pyridoxal phosphate-dependent enzyme yields the protein MATQYAIEGATAKGIAASVERGIAEGELTPGDALPPVRRLADELGVSPGTVATAYKELRQRGVVVTRGRGGTVVAAAPAVASRRPPRVPEGLRDLAAGHPDPAFLPDLLPPVRLSPGARSHRTMPRLPHLEDTVRGWLAEDGVPAGHITFAHGALDLVARVLTTELRPGDAVAMEDPGYHHLLDLIQALGLRTVPVAVDDEGIRPDALREALRAGARAVVCSPRAQNPCGGHFSRRRRDDLLAVLREAPDVLVVENDNAAEIADAPLHSLTGGDGPPPRWAHVRTVTKYLGTDLRWAAAACDPMTLARHDGLLLLTSGWVSHLLQETVHGLLADPATRERVRQARDAYAERRTALRTELAARGIPSHGRSGMNVWVPVRDESAVVNGLRTRGWWVAAGARFRIASGPGVRITVAGLRPAEASRLAADFAAVLDEAQATYGG from the coding sequence GTGGCAACACAATATGCGATCGAAGGTGCGACCGCCAAGGGAATCGCCGCGTCCGTCGAACGCGGCATCGCCGAGGGGGAGCTGACGCCGGGCGACGCCCTGCCGCCCGTGCGGAGGCTGGCCGACGAACTGGGCGTCAGCCCCGGCACCGTGGCGACGGCCTACAAGGAACTGCGGCAGCGCGGGGTCGTCGTCACCCGCGGCCGGGGCGGCACCGTCGTCGCCGCCGCGCCCGCCGTGGCCTCGCGCCGCCCGCCCCGCGTGCCGGAGGGCCTGCGTGACCTCGCGGCGGGCCACCCCGATCCGGCCTTCCTGCCCGACCTGCTGCCGCCCGTCCGGCTGTCGCCCGGCGCGCGCTCGCACCGCACCATGCCCCGGCTGCCGCACCTGGAGGACACGGTGCGCGGCTGGCTGGCCGAGGACGGCGTGCCGGCCGGCCACATCACCTTCGCGCACGGCGCCCTGGACCTGGTGGCGCGGGTGCTGACGACGGAGCTGCGCCCCGGCGACGCCGTCGCCATGGAGGACCCCGGCTACCACCATCTGCTCGACCTGATCCAGGCGCTCGGCCTGCGGACCGTGCCCGTGGCCGTCGACGACGAGGGGATCCGGCCGGACGCCCTGCGGGAGGCGCTGCGCGCGGGAGCCCGCGCGGTCGTGTGCAGCCCGCGGGCGCAGAACCCGTGCGGCGGCCACTTCTCGCGCCGGCGCCGCGACGACCTCCTCGCGGTGCTGCGCGAGGCCCCCGACGTCCTCGTCGTCGAGAACGACAACGCGGCCGAGATCGCCGACGCGCCGCTGCACTCGCTGACCGGGGGAGACGGCCCCCCGCCCCGGTGGGCCCACGTCCGCACGGTCACCAAGTACCTGGGCACCGACCTGCGGTGGGCGGCCGCCGCGTGCGATCCGATGACGCTCGCCCGGCACGACGGCCTGTTGCTGCTGACCTCCGGCTGGGTCAGCCATCTGCTCCAGGAGACCGTGCACGGCCTCCTCGCCGACCCCGCCACACGCGAGCGCGTACGGCAGGCACGTGACGCGTACGCCGAGCGGCGCACGGCCCTGCGGACCGAACTGGCGGCCCGGGGCATCCCCTCGCACGGGCGGAGCGGGATGAACGTGTGGGTCCCGGTCCGCGACGAGTCGGCCGTGGTCAACGGGTTGCGCACACGCGGCTGGTGGGTCGCCGCCGGGGCCCGGTTCCGCATCGCCTCCGGGCCGGGCGTCCGCATCACCGTCGCCGGGCTCCGCCCGGCCGAGGCGTCCCGCCTTGCGGCGGACTTCGCCGCGGTCCTGGACGAGGCGCAGGCGACGTACGGGGGATAG